The Candidatus Sphingomonas colombiensis genome contains the following window.
TGATTCCGATCAGCGGTCGTGCAGCTTCGCCAGCGCGATGCCGGCGAGGTTCTGGGTTCGCTTTACATAACGGATCCGTACACGCCCCGGCGGTCGTGGAAGCAGGCGGAAGGCCTCCAGATGGCGGATGCAGGCGGCGGGACAGCGAACCGCGCCATTCGCCTGCGCGATAACCGCCGCTGCGTCTCCGAGCAGCACTGCATCGACCAACTCGCGCTCATGGGCGTGGCGCATCGCTTCGATAAGGGCGAGCCAT
Protein-coding sequences here:
- a CDS encoding reverse transcriptase-like protein, with product MKIFFDGGCRPLPIGMELAIVAGGQSYIKRDLGVGTSMDAEWLALIEAMRHAHERELVDAVLLGDAAAVIAQANGAVRCPAACIRHLEAFRLLPRPPGRVRIRYVKRTQNLAGIALAKLHDR